The Clostridium aceticum genomic interval AGTATTCTCCTACATATTTATCAGATAAAGTCATAAAACTTAATAATCTATTCAATCCTTCTCCTCGATGGAGCACAACGAAACTTCCTACCTTTAGAGCTGCTAACAATATCACCACAATTACCATCAATACTTTTTTGCGCACCTTCACTCCCCCTAAATACATAGTTCTCTCCCTATAATTATGAAGGGGGTTAAGAAATTATCATTGTTTGTTATGATAAAGATATTTTTTTATGCTTTAAGCTATGAAGGTTCTATATAGTGCCTATTATTTTTACTTCTATTTTCCCCTTATGATAAGTCTCCATCTGATTCGTTTGCTACTCTAAAATAGTTAAGGTGAGATACAAATTATTATTTGATGTTGTAGGGGCGACCTGTGGTCGCCTGTTGCTTGTTGCCTATCACATTTTAAATCTAATCGATTTTTAATAGATGCTGGGACTTAACAATTAATTTTATTTCTTCACAATTTATAAATTATGTTCATTTATCCCAACCCAGTATTATATTTATAACCTTCGTTAATCTTCATCATCAAATCTAATCCATTTTTCATTCATATAGATATCAATACTATTATCATTTACAACTTGATATTCATACCCACTGCCAAAGTTAGATTGATTATCTTTAGTAGGTTTTTGAAACGGTTCTACTGTTGAAGTTATTTTACCATCCATGACCCCGCATCTTGCACTAATATCGCTTTCTTTTCCAGTGTCTAAGTACAACATGCCCCTAACCCTTACCATCGGTATTAAATCGCCTAATTCCCTCTCTATGTTTTGATTTTGAATTAAAGCTTCAATATAAGGTAGAAAATCCAGTAGTCCTTTTCTTATTTCATAAACGCCATAATATGGTTGCTCTATATACCATTTTGAATTTTCATTATAAACAAATGATGTATATAGCCTGTCTTCTTTGGAATAGAAATTAATGGTGTAGTATTCGCTTATAATTGGTCTTTCGTGTGTTGTAATTATTCTTGTAGGCTTAGCATTTGAAAAGCAATTTAATATTTCCAGAATTTCTTTATCATCTATATACTTTTCCATGATATGTTCTTTCTTGATTTCCACAGCATAAATTTCATTTACTATGGGTAGTTCAATAGGTTTAGCTAATGGGAAAAAATTTATATAAAGAATTAATGCACTAATAATCATAGCAGAAGTAAATATAGCTATAAACATTATTATTTTCTTCAAAATTCAAACCTCCGTTTTGATAAAAGATAAATAGTATTTAATTTACAATTATCTACTTGATATGTCCTAATCAGCATCTATATAAGTTATTAAAATCTTTTTATTAGTACTCTTATTGATCTGTATTTTGTACTTAAATACACTGATTTTTTCACTTATTTTTGCACCCATTTTTTGAAACTTGTTAACAATGTGTTTTAACAGTGTGATAAATTTATTACATAAAAAAGAGTGCAAATTTTAATGCAACTTTTGTTCTGCACCTCTGAAGCAAGCCATTATTTTTTTAGTAATCTTTTTTTATCTCCCATGATTTATAATCATGATACTTTCTTCATCATTATATAGTTCATAATAAAAGGTCTGATTATACCATCGATGATTCCATATGTCTGATTCAGTATGGCCCTCAGCAATTTGTAGCTGCAGCTCCTCTTGAATTTTTATGGTATTTCTATAACCATCAGTAGTATATATTTTTTCTAATTGTAAAGAGTCCATATCAAAATAAGCTTGCCATTTTTCAGGTATATGAATCCGCACCTTAAACTGATTATGATTTCTACCATAGTCTATCAATTCTAGGCTTACGTTGACAAGTACTTCCCCGTCCTCTCCTGTTGTTATATTTATACTGCTATTATCAAAGTTACAATCCACAGCCGCTAAATTACTTTGTGCAAGAGCATGATAAGTACTCCTAGCAAGGTGGATACTTTGCCCCATCAAAGGCATAATCATCACAATAAGGATTAAAAAAATAAAGAATTTACTTTTCTCAGCAAACCTTGACAGACTAATTATTTTTACAAAACTGTAAATAAACAGGATTAAAATAGGTAATCCTGATAAGTATAGGGTTCCACCGTTTTGAAATGAGATAGGTGGAATGATATACTGCATCACAGAGTAGGAGTTGTGAGGTAGTCTATGGATTAATAATAAACCTAAAAACAAGATGCCTAGATATTTTAAAAGCTCTATATCTAACGCTCTTTTTTCCTCCAGAGAGGATGATGGTCTAATAAAATCTATAATAAGATATAGAATAAATGCATTCATTAGTAATGGAAATGGGTCTACACCAAGACCTGCATTACCACCAAAAAGATTAGGAATCATCCAGTTGCTTGTCGGCTGATATTGATAGATGGTTATATAGTGAAAAGGTAACCCAAATTCATATCTTAACATTCCTCCTGGAGTCATTTCAAAAGCTCTGCCAGGCAGAAGGATTGTTAAAGTCATCGCAATAAGCATACTGATACCATAATAAAGCTTTTTTGATATGCGCATAGTATTTTCTCTCCTCTATATGTATATACGTAGAATTTTTGTGTTTTTACCTGTTTTTTACAGTCGTCTTGATTTTTACTTTCTGTTTTCTGTAACTAAAACAGCTAAGGTTATATATATTAACTTCAAACCTAACCTATGCTCATAATAAGAAGATCCATTCATTTGTTTTTTCTTCATATTTCAGGAATGCTACCTACAACAGATGTGGAGCCTGTTTCGGGATAATAAGAAACATGATTTTTATAAAGAGTATAAATTTCGTTAGAAGTTGCAATGACGGTCCCATCTGTAAACATCAAAGCCAGCTCTGTCATTTCTTTGTTGATAAGGATTGTGCCTATTACATCCATATCGGGAAAACTGGCATTTTGATAATATCGCAGCCTCTGTATATTTTGCTCATCACCCCACCGAATGCCTGCTTGCATACCTTCTCTTCCTGTTTTTTCATAGGATAGGATATGAAATTTTCCACTAAATGAATCGTCATCACGAAAGAGATAGTTACTTTTTTCTCCATCTATGAAAACAGTTGTTTTATCAGTTATAACTCCATTTTCGTATATATTTGCAGATATTTCTTGCTTTATATTTTTGTTAAATGGAATTATAGAAAGCATCCAAAACCCAATAAGTAAAGCCATAACCACTTTCACAATCGTTTTATATTTCTCTTTCATCCTCTTATACCTCCAAATATTAATAATATTTGCTACGTATTATCTATCTGTGACGACTAAAAAAGATATTGTATAACATCAAATTTCCCTAATTACTTTACATGGATTTCCTGCAGCAACTACATTGCTAGGAATATCTTTAGTCACAACACTCCCCGCTCCTATAGTTACGTTATCGCCTATCTTTACTCCTGGGCATATTATTGTTCCACCACCAACCCACACGTTGTTCCCTATAATTATTGCTTTAGCAAATTCTTTCAAATCAATGGTTGCTCCCATTGCAATAAGGATATCTAATCCCAGTAATCCATTAATCTCACCTACTGGGTCGATTATGCCAAAATCTACTTTTGCCTCCACTACTGTGAATTGCCTATTTCTATTTCATCTTTATTATTGGCTATTTGCATTTATCTTGTGCCTTTTCAAACAGATGATGCGATGCAAAAAATTCTTTTATTCTCCTCACACATTCAAGGTATCATGTCTTAAAACAAAGACCCTAAATAGTTGTTTTATAGATATATATCAGAAAACTCAACATTCGTAATATGTACAAGACGGTTGTTCAATAAATCTATCATTTGCTTCTCATCTTGTTCTTCAGCCACTTCCTTACTAGGTAATTGAAGAGTAAAAGTACTTCCCCTACCTACCTCGCTTTCGACTGATATGCTGCCATCTAACGCTTCAATAAAATTCTTTACTAGTGATAAGCCTATGCCTGTACCTTCCGCCTGTCTTGATAAAGAACTGTCTACTTGTCCAAAACGTTCAAAGATTACATCTATCTTATCCCGTGGAATACCTATTCCGTTATCCTCTATGTCAATCCTAATATTGTCTTTTATAGAACTTAAGCTTACCTTAATAGATTTGTCTTTTGGTGTAAATTTGATAGCGTTTGAAAGGAGGTTTAAAATTATACGCTCATATTTCTCATCATCAATTCCTATTATTTTTTTCTCTAAGGAAGATATAAATGTTACTTCAACTCCCTTTAAGGAGGCGTATTGATAAATAGATTCAGTAATAATTTTTGTAAGAAAAACTATATCAATATTTTTTTTATTTATCTTCATATGACCTGAATTGGCACGGGTGATATCAAGGAGATTATTAACAAGCCTTAATTGCCTGAAAGTGTTCTGTCTTATAGTTCTTATATACTTCTTAACCTTATCCGACATTTCTTCAGAATACAT includes:
- a CDS encoding DUF5301 domain-containing protein — translated: MKKIIMFIAIFTSAMIISALILYINFFPLAKPIELPIVNEIYAVEIKKEHIMEKYIDDKEILEILNCFSNAKPTRIITTHERPIISEYYTINFYSKEDRLYTSFVYNENSKWYIEQPYYGVYEIRKGLLDFLPYIEALIQNQNIERELGDLIPMVRVRGMLYLDTGKESDISARCGVMDGKITSTVEPFQKPTKDNQSNFGSGYEYQVVNDNSIDIYMNEKWIRFDDED